The segment tctctctcaagtctCATCAGGCTACAATATTATCCTAACTCTCGCactccagctagctagcttggcgTTTTGGGTCTCGATAAGCATTTGTCAAACTCAAACCCTCAAGCAATCACCTTTGGATTATAGTTCAAGCACAACATTAGTATTATTTAAGTTTGTTGATTAATCTTTCATTCCTAAGTGGCTATGGCTCCACTCCAGGTATGATCTGAATGCTAAAACAGTGACAACAACCAAGCTTGTTGTCCAGGTGCAATGCACTGTGGCAAAAGCCTAGTAGCAGAAAAGGACCTTGTGAATAATTTAGCTGTAATCTCGATGAGCTCACCCTGTTCGAGCTCTGTGAAAGAGCAttaatataataacttttctcAAAGCAAGCAGAGCAGTGCTGATTACATGCTTCTATTTATAAGTACATGTAGTAGTACTGAAACAAGAACGTTTTCTGTCTCTCTTGCAGGACTTTAGCCAGATGGCATCATCACGGAAGTTTGCCGAATTAAGATTTCTTAATTTGCTAGTGTGATTAGCTAATCCACTGGTTTGGAGCTAAGTGTAAGTGTTTTTAAATTGCAGTGACGAATGGTTAGATGAATGCCCACGATATACGAATTTCATATTGTCAGTATTGAACAGTGGATGCACATGAGTACAAAATACTGAGAAATTTGTCAGAGTAAACACAACAATTTGAAAAGAGTATATAAGTATATTGATAGGTGTCAGTTGATCTGAGTCATGATTCTTATATAAACGCATATCCAGGTAACTAACTGAGTGACTGAATTGTCTTAAATTGGTCATTATCTGCAGTTAATTGATCTTTATTTGCTTTTTCTAACTACAGTGGACAGATGAACTGATCGGACACTTACTACAAAccaatcaaaatattttttagtttcAGACTCAGCCAATGCAATATGAAAACTCGAATTAAAGCCGATTTGCATTTCCATGTGATTCAGACTAAGACTATTTTTATAGTAACTATGGAATTCCGTCTAGCCCTTCTtgaattcagatttcagaatcaAACAAACCTAGGAACCAACAATGGTGGCAAGGGATCGAAATATCGAATTGACTAACCTCCTCGAAGAaactgcaagcctgcaactcCCCCAAACTTGATACGTGCTCCTACACTGCATCAGCCTTGGGGGCCGGCGGAGATCGTCGCCTCAGCCTCgaaccaccccccccccccccccccccccccccccgcgtgctcgccgccaccgcagccgcggcgacggcgacggtgagctcCCCGCCGCCCTCGAGTCCGCTAGTACAGAGAGGGGAAGACGAGGCAGGAGTGAAATGGGCCATGAATTTTGGGCCCGGAAAGGTTGCGGCCCATATATAGTGGCGTAAGTACGGCCCAGGACATACATAGTGGGCCAAAACTATACAGCGGCTTACGAGCGGCCACACTTTATATTGGGCCGGATAAGGAGTGCAGAGTACGTGCGGCCCATAAATGTTGGCCCGGATCGGGTCGTAACGTTCGGCCCATAAATGTTGGGGCCGGAATTGGGCTACGTCGAACGTGCATTCTGGGCCGAAAAGGCCCAGCCAGTTTTTCTCTGTCACAGTTCTTCGCCAACGATTTAGTTGGTTGATTACCAGTTGGATGGATTTGTCTGTCTGATTTGGTTGGTGTTATCTCTTACTCTCTCctgtttcataattttttatactttaaacaatgatatgatatctaaaatatattttgaccatattttttctattatataataaatatatattacactccctccgttttcaggttataagactttctagcattgtccaacattcatataaatgttaatgaatctacatacatatatatgtctagattcattaacatatatataaatgtgggcaatactagaaagtcttataatatgaaacagagtaAGTAGGATATAAAATAAATCTATAGATGTTATTCTAGtgtctttaaactaaatatttttaatattattaataaCCGTGTCAAGAATTATAAAACAGAAAGAGTATCTGACACTAGTACGTACTAGTACTGTAATCTGCAGAGGAAGCTCTATAGATTTATCAGACAACCTCTGCGCAAAGTTGATTTACAGAAAGATCAGATCGAGACAGCTCTCTAGCTTCAGACAAATGCAAGAAACGAAACATGCTCAGTTGATCGCTCAACTCAAGAGCCAACACATTTTGAACTTCTAAACACTAAGCTccggaagagaaaaaaacactGCACCTAACAAACAGCCAGACGAAGCACAACGGTACTGAAATCTCGCTTTCAACGGAGTACGTTGAGCCAAACCAGCCAACAGCAAGTCCACTACATATGCTACTATAGTactcagtactccctccgtcccaaaaaaagacaaaccctggttttcgtattcaacgtttaaccgtccgtcttatttaaaaaaattataaaaaaaattaaaaagacaagtcatgcataaaatattaatcatgttttatcatctaacaacaataaaaatatttatttgaaaaaattataaaaaaaattaaaaagacaagtcatgcataaaatattaatcatgttttatcatctaacaacaatgaaaatacgaattataaaaaaatgtcatataagacggacagtcaaagtttgACACGAAAACccagagtttgttttttttgggacggagggagtagttgacaAGGACTAGATTAAGTTTCATATTGCATATTCAaaacaatttgttttttttctgtcgATTTCATATTCTTTGTAACGTAATATAGTTTTAtcttaaatttgaattaatatATGCTACTATCacattgacattttttttgaatagtCTGGACCAACGGCTAACAGGTGGCAACCCCCAGCACTGAAAGCTACTGCCACCTCATATGCTGACAAGGCCATTGCAGCCGCCTTTActctttcttttgcaaaaaagtaGAGGAAGAAAGGGAGAGATGAGTTCTTGAATTTGCAAGCAACATTTTCAGAAACTGTTCTTTAGCAGAAAGGCACAGGCTGCAAAAAGCACTGCCTGTCTGCTGCTTGATGCTTCTATGCTCTTCCATCCTCCCTCCAAAACCATTCAAAACAACTCACAGCTTGACTTTGCTTTTGAATATAATCACCATACAAAACATTACAACAGCTAATCAATTGTTTACATTTGCCTTGCTGAATGCTACTACTGATTGATTGGTTagttcagaattgcatctttatATTCCTTAACACCAGAAGTTACACCTTAAACTATTAAGGCTATCTCTTTCTAGAACATTAAACTATTGGGCTCTGTTATGTCTGAACTGGACACTGTTTAGGAGGTCATTCCATTTGATATGGGAGTAAGCTTTAGCCCTTGGACTTTAGCTGTATATAATGACCTTTTAATTAAACATTAATAATGTTATTAGGTCCTGCCTCTTAGTGCTTTCCTGCTTGGCATCTCTCTGATGGACCAATCTAATCACCCAAAGCATCTTACCAACCACCACAAATATTGTTGTATAATAATACTTCCATTTGCCAACCATCACTTGAGCTTGGGAGCTTAAGAAAACCATatcaccttctctctcttcctcctctcccgttCTCTCTCTAGCTATTTCTTGAGGTAGATAAAAGAAGACAGACAGAGGCTTCCATTTGatagttcagacttcagagttcagagtagagagagagagagagagagagagagagagagagagagagagagagcaatgCAAGGTTTCAGCTTTGCAGCCATGGAGGAGTTCACGTTCCCCAGCGTCGCACCGGAGCGATGCAACGCCGGCAAGAAGCCGCCTTTCTCCCCTCACTTCGCCACCCCGGCGCCGTggtttggcggcggcggcggcgttgtcgtCGACGCGGTGGTGTACGATCACCGGAGGAGCTTCTCGGCCGTcgagaagggggaggaagaagacacgGTGAGAGGCGGCTGGTACTATTGctacgacgacggcggctgcggcaaTGTCTCGGCGaggttcgccggcggcgaggagaccAAGACGATGGACATGCTGTGGGAGGACTTCAACGAGGAGCTctcccgggcggcggcggcgccgccgtgcccgcTGAGCAAGGAGTGGACCAAGGAGGCGTGGCTCGCCCGCGACGGCACACCCGAAATgcgccgccatgccgccgcggcggcggcggtggcctccgGCAGCGTggtccggcggaggcggctgagCTTGCTGATGATGCTGAAGCTGCTCAAAAAGCTCTTCTTGGCTCACAAATCCAATGCTGCATCAAGAAAGGCACCACCAATCTGAAAATTCTGATTGACAGTCAGAAGAAGCAGTAGATGATTGCATGCATGATATACCAGGtgtatatatcgatcgatctatACATTTTTCATCCTACCAGAATCCAGAGTTTGATTCATAGTTAATGGCtatgattcttttcttttttttcttcttcttctctactTTTGATTTTCTGATGAATGTTCAGGCCTTCAGGGTTTTGTCTCTTTTGTTTGTCTGATGAATGTTCAGGGTCTGATACTCTCTGATCCCGCTCGTCTTTTTTGTAATGCCATTGGATTTGGCGTCTGTTTGATACTACTTGATTTTAGCTGCCGAAGAACATACTGAAATGAAGGAACCCATTGGGTTTCTTGTCTGAATCTTTTGTTGATTCTCAGGACTACGCATGATGATCAAGTTCATTGTGCCTCTTTTGTTGATTCTTTCGGGTAAAACTGCCATGTCAACTTCAAAGATGCAGCGTTGGAACCACAAGTTATTCTGTCAATGGTAAGCAAGACACTTACTTCATCGACCACCACTCCGGCGAATACTGGTCCTAAAGCTTAAAGTTCACACATAAATGCATGATTGCACACTACAAGTTACAGAAATCATGGCAAAATTGATGATCAAAGTGGCCAATCCATATTAAAGAAAATTGGCATGTTTAAATGGGTTTTCATAATCACATAGTTGAAATGCATTCATGACTTCACTTGAAAACTACATCTATTACTAAAGGAGGCTTTTGATTTTGGAAAGGCAAGGTAAAAAAATCTTGGTGCTTACTTTAGTTCTAGCTTTCCTCGAGTAAAAGAAGTTCAGACAACTTTAAAGAAATAAAAGTATAAAACACACTTTCCCTCCTTCAGTAAATTTACTTGACCCCGTTGAATGCACCGTGCAAACTTTAAAACCTCACATTGCTCGTCAGACTTAACAACGGTAAACATCAACAGTATCATTTCAAACTATGATAAAACAATAGTCGTCAAAATGTGTTTAATGCAATCAATTTGGTCAAGTAAAAGTGAACAAAAGAGGGGATAACTTTAGCTTTCAGCCGTTTAGATGTCGCTAATttgttgtaaaagaaaaaagaagcagCTTTAACGAATAAGATCTTTATTGTTACAGGTGATAGTCTGAATATGCATACATGGCCCTCTTGTGCATATATAATGCTTGACTACATTATCACTGTGGCATCTATCCAAGATTAGCAGCAAATTAAGGAACGGCCATGTGAAGACATACCAACAAACTGGTTGGTCCCAAGTAGACAGCAAGAATTAGTTGTTGTACAGAATGTAGTGTACATGTCAGCTTGATGTCATTGCATACCAATCTGCACTCACTTGGTAGGTAGCATCACAAAAGATAAAAGAGCACACTTTCAGAAGATATGGTTGTTGGTTATGCAATACACAGTAGATAACATGGCAGAATACTTCAATCCCTCAACTAGAGTACTTACAAATGACCTGAAACTAGCCATAAATGCTAAGCAATGGGATTGTGACTTCACAAGTTCATATAATTTCACAGATTATCTTCTTGACAGCATACCTAACAATCTTAACAGGATAATTTTTTGAGATGATTGAAAGGCAGGTCGAGAAAAAAACTAACTGTTTTATTTTAAACCTTCTTTATGTATGATGTTCGCCTAAACTTAACTTTATTACTGTAGAAGATATTGTAAGGATAAAAAACAGCGCACTGAAAAAACTTACACCATCATAATGTGCATTAATGAAATTCCAGGTGAACACTTATTATACTTTGAAGGGAACATGAGATCACATGTCTACAAGAGCATGTAGTATGAAGGGCACCACATATACAAGGAATTAGGGGTACTGGTATCTATCTTAAAGTAGCGTCTATCTGTTGACCGATTAAGCACAAAACAACTCAGCCATAAGAACACCATTCATCTTCTTCAGGCTGAGGACGGGTTTGTTACTTCCCCCTGAGTCATCTGGTatgttggaaaaaaataataattcagcTAATCAAACAGAGGAGCATGTGACTCTCATCATAATAGAATCAAATGGAACTCAATAGATAGGTTCAGGTAAAAAGGACACAATAAAAAAGCTAAATGGAAGTATAGTCTGTACCGTACCATGATGCATAAGAAACTCGGTTATCACTCTCAATCCTAAGCAAACCTAAAAGAACCTGTAAAAGAAAATTATCTGTCAACTAAAATACAATTGCACTCAATATATAAATGGCAAAAATATCTATATGGGTAACGAAAATTAGCACAGCGTTTTGTATAGAGCAGTTAGTGGAGTGTATGGCATGGTTGAGATAATGCTTGTCCAGTATCAAAAGAAAAGTCAATGCTAGTATGAGGTTGATCTGCCTTCCCAATCTGACCAAGTGGAACCAACTACAGTTTATAAAAACAATATGGTAAGAACAGAAATAAAGCATACTTTTATTTGACAGCTGCAGAGAAACATGTCTGTATTGTTTCATCACTTGGAAATGTTTTTCAATAATCCAGTCAAAGAACCGCAGTGTGTTGATTTGTACTCGCACTGCTCACAGCAGGATTGAAGTAATTGGATAACTCTCACACATCTGGgaaaaaaacaagcataaataaCAAGCTGAGTCATATATATCCCATTAACTTACACAGTAAGGTGATTCTAAAATCATACACACAATATTACCTTGCAGCACCGTTTAAATGTTCAATCATACTAACTCCAATCAACTTTAGACAATAAAAACAGTAAATAGTTCATTGCTATTGTTCTAGGTTCCTAGCAACGGATTAATGTTTGGTATAGTATAGCAAAATGGTAAAAAGCCAAAGGTTCCAGTTGTATGGTCATAAACAATGACAAGAACCCAATGCTTTATCCATATATGTAGTGAACACGATAATGAAAGGAATCACACCACAATAAAAATTAAAGCAGGGGAAATTATGATAAATTGATGCTAATGTACTCTGTACATATCAATCAACAGCATGTGTAATATGTGTATTAAAATATAACAGCAAGGTCCAATAGAGGAAACACAAGATTTTAACATCCATCCTAGACTAGAAATTTCTTTATGACAGATAGATGCTATTAGCATCCAAGATTGCTAGTCATGAATAACTAACGGTGAATTTCACAGACAATTCTAATGTATTTCAATCCAATAAACAATATTATGGAATTCACATCCGTGAACAGTAAACAGGAGAAAAGCCCCGATTCATGCTCAAATTGCGACAGATTAGCAGTTTAAGATTGAAAGGCTAGCCCATCCGGGCACCTATGAAACTGACTAACAGAGTAACAGTAACTCATTTCCTGAAGGCACACAGGGCCACATGCTGGATATATTCAGAAATAATACTGTATCATCTTGCTGGATATATTCAGAATAACAGAAACTTATCGCATGATTGAACAAGCGGACCAACTAAATCAGCTTGCTTCACCAAACACCTGGAAGCAAGCATCATCTTGCTGCCACGACCACCACCCATAAGCATCACCCACAACTTCCCCAACAACAAAGCCCAACTCCTGCGCCCTGACACTGTCCTGGCAGCTGGTAAATACTATGAATCCATAAACCTAACATTAGATCGAGATAGCCACTAAGCCCTAATCCGATGATTCCCCATGCCTCTTCCAGTCCCCCACAAAACCTAGTCAATGCGTCGGCAACCCACCTAAATATCCCAAGACCTCATCAAATTCCTTACAGCCGCATCCAAGAAATCGAGAGGTATCCAACAATATCGCATTGCAATCATCAGAATGGACTAAAAGAACTAAGAAGAAGAAAAGCTTGGAGATGGAGGACACTGCCGCGTACGTACTTCTTGGAATCGAACATGTTCTTGGAGAGGCAGGCCTGGATGTCGCACGCCTCCTTCTTGCACGGCTCCTTGCTCTGCtgcgccatctcctcctcctcctcctcctcccgccgccgccgccgccgccgccgcccggatcAAAGTTGCGTCTCGGAGTTGACACGCACGCGGCGAGCCAACAAGAAGAGGACGCCCATGGCGGCGTCGGCTTCTTTCCTTCTAGAAGAGGAGGGATTCGTCGCAAACGGGCCGGATGATTCGGCCCATTTCTCCAATCGGTCCATATGGGCCGCAGTGGGCTTGGGATGACCGATCCGGCCCAATGTAGTGGCTGCTCATTTGGAGAATTTTGcgcctctcaaaaaaaaaaaaaccggaaaAAATGCAATTGTTTTCGCTAGAAAAGAACACGAGAAGATAGCGAAAGCTTGGGGGTGAAATCCTGTGGTGTTTCATGGACCAAGCTACTCGTTGAAGAGATAATTTCCCTTgttttgtattttctttttccgaTTAAGAGGAAAGAACCAAGCAAAGAGGTGGTAGAGGAGAGGGGATTCagtgaggaagggagagagagatagatccCTGGAGGTTTGCAGGAGGGGATGGAACAGCTGTGGGTGCCATCGCTTCCGATTCTTGGAGGTAGGTGAAACTACCTCGTTCTTGGGTACATCACTTGCCGATTCATATTTCTTGAGCTGCCAATGGTGTCTTTATTAGATTTCAGCCGTGTCCACCATCTGTTTGAGAGATGCCTTGGTTTCGTTTTGTGGCATCGTAATTCGTCACTTTGTTTGCAGTCAGCATTCCACTTGCTtatgattagtcccacactcaTATAAACTAGATTCCAGTGGGTTATGTTGTTTGATTAGTCTTTTGGGCCAAACATATTACAGTAAACAAATGGTTTGAACAATatcttgtttttttagataagacAAGATATGGCTTATTTCCCACAAACGTGAAATTTGAGGTTGAAATTACACTCAAACTTAGGTGGTGGATTCACAATCTTATGTTGTCGCTATTGCAGCCTAAAAGAGTTCTCATGCTTTATTGCTCTGATTGCATAAGTTGCTTATTGACATTTTACTTGCAAAAGTGATTTGAGTATGTCCTTGGCTACTACTATAATGATTCTGTCCTTTTCGTTTCATTTAATTTTCCTTAATGAGCACGGACCATTTTAATAATAGAACAAATGCCATTTTGTCAGTATTTCTGAATTGGTTTCCTTCTCAATCTACTATTTTTGACATAACATAATTGTTGCAGAAAGTCCTTTTTTCTTGTTTCAGGGTATAATATTTTTGTTCCACTTAGTTTAGGTATTTTACTGCTCTATGCTCATGTGTTACTGATTTATCTAATCTGCTTTTACTCAATAAATGCAGTAGGTATAATTTGTGTTTAACATATTTTGGGCACTGACTTTTTATTTTAGGAAGGATATTGCCTATGCTCAGGCACTACTGTGGCTTTGGAAGTCATCATCCCTTAACCTGGAGAAGCTTACAAATTACTGGAAGAAAACAGAAGCATAATGGGTGTTGGATTGCATACTGCTTACCAAGCGATAATGGAACTTCTATTTCAGACACAAATGGTGTTCGAAAAGACTTAGCTTTGCCTGACAATTTGCTTCGTGATGCTCATATTCTCTATTGTACATCTCCTGCCATGGGTCATAACAAGGTAAGCTCATTTCAATGCTTTAATTCAGAGCAGCTTTCAGATATGGTTTTCAAGTGTGATGAGCTTCTCTGCATTCAGCAACTTAAGCATCCAAACCTCACTTAAATGTTTATAACTGATAACTTAGTACTGATTAGAAAGTGCATCCTATATAATTGTTACTGTCTTACAACTGTAATTTCTCTGCATTCTTTATTTTTAGTGTAGACTACATTCCGTTACCATCTTACTGTATAATTATATGCTTTTGTGTGCAAAATACTAGGCTTGAAAGAGAAAGTGCTCCGCAAAGTCATGATATGCTAAGATGCCTCATCTAATCAATATCACTATTGTGCTTTTATCCACTGGTATGCAGGAAGCGCATCCAGAAACTAACAAAAGAGTTCCTGCAATAGTTGATGCTCTCGAAAAACTGGAGCTTACTTCGAAGGTATATATAAGTAAAATAACACTGCCCTTTCGTAAGTTTTAAAATGTTCTATATAACTGAGGCCTTACTGTCTGTACCTTCTAAAATGACTGCACATCAGTTAAGAAAACATGTTCTTTCATTCTAGGCTGAAGCGTACAGAACTACCAATAGataaacatattaaaaaaaaggacaaaagaaATGCTTTCTGTTTCTCTTGAGTTGGACATTCAAAATGTTCACATATGAAAAATAAGTGTTTTACTCCGTGCTTAGATAACATCTTATTTGTTTTGTGTCCAGCATCGTGGTTCACAGGTTCTTGAAATTCAAGATTTCCAACCTGCTTCACTTGATGATATTGCACTAGTTCATTCAAGATCATACATAACTGGACTTGAAAAGGTATTTTCATCACAGTGGTATTATTTTTGGTATTGACATGTTTTAGATAGAACAGAATGGAGCAGCTGCTTCTTATCTACGTTACCTTTTCTCTACTGATAAAAggattgaaatatttttcttcGAAAAATGCACCACTCAGATTTTTGGATTATGCAGCTGTTCTTTACATAATATTTGGTTGAACGGTTTGTTTAGAGTGGTCATTTTTGCAGGCTATGAGTAGGGCTTCAGATGAAGGTTTGATATTCATTGAAGGAACTGGACCTACATATGCTACCCAGACTGTAATGATCTATGCACATTCCCTCTTGTTTTTTTCCCCCAATGCTTTTCTCGTTGGAAGGTTATTGAGTACAGTCTTCTGCGCATTATTATTTCATCGATGCACTTGCCAGTCTTTGGTCAGCAGCTATATCATTAAATCTTCTATTTCTAGTTTTCTACCATTCATATGTTGATCAATGGGCCTGGACTGACTAGTTACTGCACTAATTTCATTTGTATCAAATCAAGTAAAACCCCAGAAAGCCCTTTATAAAATGGAATAAAATTCATTCCTCAAATTATTCAGGGACTCATGAGATGAATGGCAAAAACAATTAGTTCAAGTGGTTCATCAAATTTTATAGGAACAGCTGCAGGGCTTCTACACTTGGCAACTCAGTTATTCTAATACCTTCTACTGCAGGCTAAAACTCACATTAGGGCAAACCATAGTTCATATTGTGTACCAGATAACCAGATCTCTTTATAACAAAATACTTCCACCATATGTGTATTTGGATTACTACTCAAGAATGCTTCCATCTTTACTTCTTTTGTCGATGGAAAATACTAGAACTCGAATTATGAAAGTTTACATATCGCCTCTctttaaataatttatttttcttcacaGACTTTCCAAGAATGTCTCCTTTCTGCTGGTGCTGGAATTACATTGGTTGATTCAGTGGTAACGAGTTTTTTCTCAGTTGATGTTTTATCTTCTTTACTTTTCTTGCTTGTATTTTATGGTTCAGTATATTTTCCTTTGCAGTGCCCATTTCCCGAGAAATGTTCTATGTTTTCCTAGGTTGCAGCATCAAAGTTGGGCCCGAAGCCACCGCTCGGCTTTGCCTTAGTAAGGCCACCAGGACATCATGCTGTTCCTGAAGGTCCCATGGGCTTCTGTGTCTTTGGGAACATTGCAGTGGCAGCTCGGTATGCTCAGAATCAACATGGTTTAAAGCGGGTCATGATAATAGATTTTGATGTTCACCACGGTAACGGCACATGTGACGCCTTTTATGATGATCCGGACATATTCTTCCTCTCAACTCATCAGGTTTGTTACCTCATCTTTAAAACTTGTCACCTTACAAATCTAGTGCAGGAAAAGTAATCTGGGCTTGCAACAACATTACAATGAATTGGTGTATGTAGCTTGGAAGCTATCCTGGCACCGGTAAGATCCACCAAGTTGGCCAGGGCAACGGCGAGGGCACGACGCTCAACCTGCCACTACCCGGTGGCTCAGGCGATTACGCGATGAGGTGCGCGTTTGATGAGGTTATTGCCCCAGCTGCCCAGCGGTTCAAACCTGACATCATCCTCGTTTCAGCCGGGTAGGTTCATTCCTCCCACATTTCATCTTTCAGAATAGAACCATGCTGAAACAGGTTCACATGATCCTGAATGAATTTTTGTACATAGCTTCTGAATCTTAATGCTGCCAATTATTTCACCAAGCCGAAAAGAACCAAAGATCCTGAATCAAAAAACCATACCGAAAAGATATCGACATGATCCCGAATGAATTTCTGCGCATAGCTTCTGAATCTTGACGCCTCCAAATCACCAATCCTAACAGAACCACGCTAAACATGCTGAAATAAGTTGACATGATCCTGCATTGTTTGTGCATAGAAACACATCACCTGAATCTTGATGCTGCCAAACAATTCACCAAGCTATAGAAGCAGAAAAGAAGTGATTACTAACATCCATCATGTTGTTTTTGCAGGTACGACGCGCACGCGCTGGACCCGCTGGCGGGGCTGCAGTTCACGACGGGGACGTTCTACATGCTGGCGGCGAGGAtccgggaggtggcggcggagctgtgCGGCGGGCGGTGCGTCTTCTTCCTGGAGGGCGGCTACAACCTGGAGTCGCTGTCCAGCTCAGTGGCCGACACCTTCCGTGCGTTCCTCGGCGAGCCCAGCCTCGCCGCGCGGTTCGACGACCCGGCGATGCTCTACGAGGAGCCCACGCGGAAGATCAGGGAGGCCATCGACAAGGCCAAGCACCTCCACTCGCTCTAAGCGCGGCGCCCAGAAGATTGCAACAGTATCTATACTTGGCTGCTGAAACTGCTTGCTGATGCTGGTCAACAACTCAAGATCATATTCATGTCTTGTTAGCTTTTGCACTTTCCAGTGTAGCATTGTACATCGGAAAAGCACGGCATAGTCATTTACATCTTAGTTGCTGTGAATCAGATACATTCGATCGCAAGCTTGTCAATAGTTCAATACCAGTTGTGTAGATTAATACCAGTACTACTGCGATTACTTGCATCTTTCTACTCCAGTTAGTGTCCAGTGGAACCTGTCGAGCTATCAGCATTTTGTTTTATAATACAAAAGCTGACATTTTTTCCCCATATTTATTAGTCACCTTAATTTGTATAACGTTTAGTCTAAAATTGCATAATACAAAAAGGCTACACCTTTAGTATAAACCCACCACACAATTTTtagtttgatctttttttttctgactacaTGTGTTTGTATCCTTAACCTTAGTACAATTCtcttgtttcatattatagagTATTTGTGCtaaaagtactttttttttcacttataaGGATATTGCTTTGTtttcattgcaaaaaaaaaatgttccaacCCCATAAACATGTGATTTTGACTGTTGATTTAGTCGAAAAGTGTTTGATaaatagagagaaaagaaaCTAGATTTTTGGTatcgtctttttttttgggaaaatgTGATCAGTagtgggaaaagaaaaagagatttTGGCCCATAAGAAGGCAACGGCCCACTGTTGGCCCAGCCCATTCCTGCCTGAGCGAAGCAGTCCCCGCTCGATTTTCCTTCTCCGGGGAGTCCAc is part of the Oryza glaberrima chromosome 12, OglaRS2, whole genome shotgun sequence genome and harbors:
- the LOC127756542 gene encoding uncharacterized protein LOC127756542 yields the protein MQGFSFAAMEEFTFPSVAPERCNAGKKPPFSPHFATPAPWFGGGGGVVVDAVVYDHRRSFSAVEKGEEEDTVRGGWYYCYDDGGCGNVSARFAGGEETKTMDMLWEDFNEELSRAAAAPPCPLSKEWTKEAWLARDGTPEMRRHAAAAAAVASGSVVRRRRLSLLMMLKLLKKLFLAHKSNAASRKAPPI
- the LOC127756576 gene encoding histone deacetylase 10, chloroplastic encodes the protein MEQLWVPSLPILGGRILPMLRHYCGFGSHHPLTWRSLQITGRKQKHNGCWIAYCLPSDNGTSISDTNGVRKDLALPDNLLRDAHILYCTSPAMGHNKEAHPETNKRVPAIVDALEKLELTSKHRGSQVLEIQDFQPASLDDIALVHSRSYITGLEKAMSRASDEGLIFIEGTGPTYATQTTFQECLLSAGAGITLVDSVVAASKLGPKPPLGFALVRPPGHHAVPEGPMGFCVFGNIAVAARYAQNQHGLKRVMIIDFDVHHGNGTCDAFYDDPDIFFLSTHQLGSYPGTGKIHQVGQGNGEGTTLNLPLPGGSGDYAMRCAFDEVIAPAAQRFKPDIILVSAGYDAHALDPLAGLQFTTGTFYMLAARIREVAAELCGGRCVFFLEGGYNLESLSSSVADTFRAFLGEPSLAARFDDPAMLYEEPTRKIREAIDKAKHLHSL